From one Cupriavidus sp. P-10 genomic stretch:
- a CDS encoding lysozyme inhibitor LprI family protein: protein MRSRHRLFSLALLGALAVPAASAASFDCGKARLSDEIAICADRSLNDKDVELATKYKLLSGLSAMGARGTMQDQQRAWLKLRRQCGRNVECLKQRYNERLGELDKVYEGIQKPL from the coding sequence ATGCGTAGCCGCCACCGCCTTTTCTCCCTGGCCCTGCTGGGCGCCCTCGCCGTGCCGGCCGCCAGCGCCGCCAGCTTCGACTGCGGCAAGGCACGCCTGTCCGATGAAATCGCCATCTGCGCGGACCGCTCGCTCAACGACAAGGATGTGGAACTGGCCACCAAGTACAAGCTGCTCAGCGGCCTGTCCGCCATGGGCGCGCGCGGCACCATGCAGGACCAGCAACGCGCCTGGCTCAAGCTGCGGCGCCAGTGCGGGCGCAATGTCGAATGCCTGAAGCAACGGTATAACGAGCGGCTGGGGGAGCTGGACAAGGTCTATGAGGGGATTCAGAAGCCGTTGTAG
- a CDS encoding amino acid permease has product MSSQPSNSGAPAPTLRRTLRARHLTMIAIGGSIGTGLFVASGATIAQAGPGGALAAYILIGAMVYFLMTSLGELAAYMPVSGSFATYGARYVDEGFGFALGWNYWYNWAVTIAVELAAAQLVMLYWFPDTPGVLWSALFLGLMFALNAISVRGFGEAEYWCALVKVVTVIAFIGIGTLMIFGIMRGDMPATHGLANLTLGDAPFVGGLPALIGVAMIAGFSFQGTELIGVAAGESADPAKNIPRAVRQVFWRILLFYVLAILIIGILIPYTDPSLLKNDVQTLGVSPFTLVFRHAGLAFAAGVMNAVILTAVLSAGNSGMYASTRMLYNLATEGRAPRIFARLTRNGVPLMALLATTAVGALCFLTSLFESKSVYLWLLNLSGMTGFIAWLGIAVSHYRFRKGFVAQGHDLSRLPYRSPFFPYGPIFAFALCLIVTLGQNYQAFTSGKIDWVGVTATYIGIPIFLAIWAGYRIVRKTRFVSYAEMEFPALPAGGNGAIMRDAAPVPGE; this is encoded by the coding sequence ATGTCCAGCCAACCTTCCAATTCCGGCGCGCCAGCGCCCACGCTGCGCCGCACGCTGCGCGCCCGCCATCTCACCATGATCGCCATTGGCGGCTCGATCGGCACGGGGCTGTTCGTGGCGTCGGGCGCCACCATCGCGCAGGCCGGGCCCGGCGGCGCGCTGGCCGCCTACATCCTGATCGGCGCGATGGTGTATTTCCTGATGACCAGCCTGGGCGAGCTGGCTGCGTACATGCCGGTATCGGGATCGTTCGCCACCTACGGCGCGCGCTATGTCGATGAAGGCTTCGGCTTCGCGCTGGGCTGGAACTACTGGTACAACTGGGCGGTGACCATCGCGGTGGAGCTGGCCGCGGCGCAACTGGTGATGCTGTACTGGTTCCCGGACACGCCCGGCGTGCTGTGGAGCGCCCTGTTCCTCGGGCTGATGTTCGCGCTCAATGCCATCTCGGTGCGCGGCTTCGGCGAGGCCGAGTACTGGTGCGCGCTGGTCAAGGTGGTGACGGTGATCGCCTTTATCGGCATCGGCACGCTGATGATCTTCGGCATCATGCGCGGCGACATGCCGGCCACGCACGGCCTGGCCAACCTGACCCTCGGCGATGCGCCCTTCGTCGGCGGGCTGCCGGCGCTGATCGGCGTGGCCATGATCGCCGGCTTCTCGTTCCAGGGCACCGAGCTGATCGGCGTGGCCGCCGGCGAATCGGCCGACCCGGCGAAGAACATCCCGCGCGCGGTGCGGCAGGTGTTCTGGCGCATCCTGCTGTTCTATGTGCTGGCGATCCTGATCATCGGCATCCTGATCCCCTACACCGATCCCAGCCTGCTCAAGAATGACGTGCAGACCCTTGGCGTGAGCCCGTTCACGCTGGTGTTCCGCCATGCCGGCCTGGCCTTTGCCGCCGGCGTGATGAACGCTGTGATCCTGACCGCGGTGCTGTCGGCCGGCAACTCCGGCATGTACGCATCGACCCGCATGCTCTACAACCTGGCCACCGAAGGACGCGCGCCGCGCATTTTCGCGCGGCTGACGCGCAACGGCGTGCCGCTGATGGCGCTGCTGGCGACCACCGCGGTAGGCGCACTGTGCTTCCTCACCTCGCTGTTCGAAAGCAAGTCGGTGTACCTGTGGCTGCTGAACCTGTCGGGCATGACCGGCTTTATTGCGTGGCTGGGCATCGCGGTCAGCCACTACCGCTTTCGCAAGGGCTTTGTCGCGCAGGGCCATGACCTGTCGCGCCTGCCCTACCGCTCGCCGTTCTTCCCCTACGGGCCGATCTTCGCCTTCGCGCTGTGCCTGATCGTCACGCTGGGCCAGAACTACCAGGCCTTCACCAGCGGCAAGATCGACTGGGTCGGCGTGACCGCCACCTACATCGGCATCCCGATCTTCCTGGCGATCTGGGCGGGCTACCGCATCGTGCGCAAGACCCGCTTCGTGAGCTATGCCGAGATGGAATTCCCCGCGCTGCCGGCCGGCGGCAATGGCGCCATCATGCGCGACGCCGCCCCGGTGCCGGGAGAATAA
- a CDS encoding phospholipase D family protein: MFQTFFCHYPFETCRKRLPLGGLPLAITLAVVLAMLLTGCASLPAAAQRTPSNAPAATADTPLGKALAPRLAQRPGESLFYPLSSGPDALAARLAMARAAQRSLDLQTYILEPTGTGAAVLGDIIDAADRGVRVRILLDDLRTGGDLDKILSAVDSHPNIEVRLFNPFANRSLRWLELLGDFSRLDRRMHNKSMTVDNQMSVVGGRNIGDAYFSARTDMDFSDLDVLIAGPAVPQVSAVFDEYWNDESSYPVVALIPEGKEAPVEMRNLRKRLEARGDQAKASQYVQELLDSGLAKGIESGHMPAYTGKATVVSDKAAKITHQTHDEPGHATARLEKMISGAQKEVLLISPYFVPDDDGEAWLIALAKRGIRVRILTNSFAATDVSAVHAGYAPHRQALVAAGIELYELKPSANAELAQRGKAAKGSRSRSWMSSSRASLHAKNYIVDRRLVFIGSLNMDPRSAKLNTEMGIVLDSPALAERMIKSTEDGLLDMAYRIGVRTDADGNNARLTWTTRESGQLTTYDSEPGMGALQHLGIGVLRVLPIKEEL; encoded by the coding sequence ATGTTCCAGACTTTCTTCTGCCACTATCCGTTCGAGACCTGCCGCAAGCGCTTGCCGCTGGGCGGGCTGCCGCTGGCGATCACGCTGGCCGTGGTGCTGGCCATGCTCCTGACCGGATGCGCCAGCCTGCCGGCAGCGGCGCAACGCACGCCGTCCAACGCGCCGGCCGCCACCGCCGACACGCCACTGGGCAAGGCACTGGCTCCGCGTCTCGCGCAGCGCCCTGGCGAGTCGCTGTTCTACCCGCTCTCGTCCGGCCCCGATGCGCTGGCCGCGCGCCTGGCGATGGCCCGCGCCGCCCAGCGCAGCCTTGACCTGCAGACCTACATCCTCGAGCCCACAGGCACCGGCGCCGCGGTGCTGGGCGACATCATCGACGCCGCCGACCGCGGCGTGCGCGTGCGCATCCTGCTCGACGACCTGCGCACCGGCGGCGATCTGGACAAGATCCTGTCGGCGGTCGATTCGCATCCCAATATCGAAGTGCGCCTGTTCAACCCGTTCGCCAACCGCAGCCTGCGCTGGCTGGAATTGCTGGGGGACTTCAGCCGGCTGGACCGGCGCATGCACAACAAGTCGATGACCGTGGACAACCAGATGTCGGTGGTGGGCGGGCGCAATATCGGCGACGCCTACTTCTCCGCCCGCACCGACATGGATTTCAGCGACCTCGACGTGCTGATCGCCGGTCCTGCGGTGCCGCAGGTTTCGGCGGTCTTCGATGAATACTGGAATGACGAATCTTCTTACCCGGTGGTGGCGCTGATCCCCGAGGGCAAGGAGGCGCCGGTGGAAATGCGCAACCTGCGCAAGCGGCTCGAAGCGCGTGGCGACCAGGCCAAGGCCAGCCAGTATGTGCAGGAACTGCTCGATTCGGGCCTGGCCAAGGGCATCGAAAGCGGTCATATGCCGGCCTACACCGGCAAGGCCACGGTGGTCTCGGACAAGGCCGCCAAGATCACCCACCAGACCCATGACGAACCCGGCCATGCCACCGCCCGCCTGGAGAAGATGATCAGCGGCGCGCAGAAGGAAGTCCTGCTGATCTCGCCATACTTCGTCCCCGACGACGACGGCGAGGCCTGGCTGATCGCGCTGGCAAAGCGCGGCATCCGCGTGCGCATCCTGACCAATTCCTTCGCCGCCACCGATGTCAGCGCCGTACATGCGGGCTATGCCCCGCACCGTCAGGCACTGGTGGCCGCCGGCATCGAGCTGTATGAACTCAAGCCCAGCGCCAATGCCGAGCTGGCGCAGCGCGGCAAGGCCGCCAAGGGTTCGCGCTCGCGCTCCTGGATGTCGTCGAGCCGCGCCAGCCTGCACGCCAAGAACTACATCGTCGACCGGCGCCTGGTGTTCATCGGCTCGCTCAACATGGATCCGCGCTCGGCCAAGCTGAACACCGAGATGGGGATCGTGCTAGACAGCCCGGCACTGGCCGAGCGCATGATCAAGTCCACCGAGGACGGCCTGCTCGACATGGCCTACCGCATCGGCGTGCGCACCGATGCAGACGGTAACAACGCACGCCTGACGTGGACCACGCGCGAGAGCGGGCAGCTCACCACCTATGACAGCGAGCCGGGCATGGGTGCGCTGCAACATCTGGGCATCGGCGTGCTGCGTGTGCTCCCGATCAAGGAAGAGTTGTAA
- a CDS encoding type II toxin-antitoxin system RelB/DinJ family antitoxin, protein MPASTFVRTRIDQQIKDEAAAVLEAMGLTVSDAVRMLLTRIALEQALPSGLMTPNPATIAALKEARAGGLRKFGSVAALMADLNDEDD, encoded by the coding sequence ATGCCCGCCTCGACCTTCGTTCGCACCCGGATCGACCAGCAAATCAAGGACGAGGCCGCGGCCGTGCTGGAAGCGATGGGCCTGACCGTTTCCGACGCCGTTCGCATGTTGTTGACCCGTATCGCGCTGGAGCAGGCTTTGCCTTCGGGGCTGATGACTCCGAACCCTGCAACCATTGCAGCGCTGAAAGAAGCGCGGGCCGGCGGCCTGCGCAAATTCGGGTCCGTGGCGGCGTTGATGGCGGATCTCAACGATGAGGATGATTGA
- a CDS encoding type II toxin-antitoxin system YafQ family toxin, giving the protein MRMIEPTSQFRRDYKRELKGPYRLALQGQENELSAIIELLACDEALPARCRDHGLGGALRDCRDCHVRPDLLLIYRKPDAGTLQLIRLGSHSELGF; this is encoded by the coding sequence ATGAGGATGATTGAACCGACGAGCCAGTTCAGACGAGACTACAAACGCGAACTGAAAGGTCCATACCGATTGGCGCTGCAGGGCCAGGAAAATGAACTTTCCGCCATTATCGAATTGCTGGCGTGCGACGAGGCCTTGCCTGCGCGATGCCGCGACCACGGCCTGGGCGGCGCGTTGCGGGACTGCCGGGACTGCCATGTCAGGCCGGACCTCCTGCTGATCTATCGGAAGCCCGATGCTGGAACGCTTCAGTTGATCCGGCTGGGCTCGCACAGCGAACTGGGCTTCTGA
- a CDS encoding Zn-dependent alcohol dehydrogenase: MKAAVLHQPKTPLVIEDVAIGKPGPREVLVRTAAVGVCHSDLHFLDGAYPYPMPAILGHEAAGVVEQVGAEVRTVRPGDHVITCLSAYCGHCEHCLTGHLSLCVEPDTRRREGEEPRLTARQGGPMNQFLNLSAFAEQMLIHEHALVAIRRDMPLDRAALIGCAVTTGMGAVIHTARVQPGETVAVIGCGGIGLATVNSAAIAGAGRIIAIDRVPAKLELARKFGATDVIDAGNADVPDAVRALTGGGVHHAFEAIGLKQTTEQAFAMLHRGGTATVIGMIAPGVKIELKGSDFLAEKRIQGSLMGSNRFPVDMPRMVDFYMAGRLHLDELIAQRLPLERINDAFDELRRGELARSVILFE, encoded by the coding sequence ATGAAAGCCGCCGTCCTGCATCAACCCAAGACCCCGCTTGTGATCGAAGACGTTGCCATCGGCAAGCCCGGCCCGCGCGAAGTGCTGGTGCGCACCGCTGCCGTGGGCGTCTGCCACTCTGACCTGCATTTCCTGGACGGTGCCTATCCGTACCCGATGCCGGCCATCCTGGGACACGAGGCCGCCGGCGTGGTCGAGCAGGTTGGCGCCGAGGTGCGCACGGTCAGGCCCGGCGACCACGTCATCACCTGCCTGTCGGCGTACTGCGGCCATTGCGAGCATTGCCTGACGGGGCACCTGTCACTGTGCGTCGAGCCCGATACCCGCCGCCGGGAAGGCGAGGAGCCGCGCCTGACGGCACGGCAGGGCGGACCCATGAACCAGTTCCTGAACCTGTCGGCCTTTGCCGAGCAGATGCTGATCCACGAACACGCGCTGGTGGCGATCCGCCGCGACATGCCGCTGGACCGCGCCGCGCTGATCGGCTGCGCCGTCACCACCGGCATGGGCGCAGTGATCCACACCGCCAGGGTGCAGCCGGGCGAGACCGTGGCCGTGATCGGCTGCGGCGGCATTGGCCTTGCCACGGTCAACAGTGCCGCGATAGCCGGCGCCGGCCGCATCATCGCCATCGACCGCGTGCCGGCCAAGCTGGAACTGGCGCGCAAGTTCGGCGCCACCGACGTGATCGATGCCGGCAATGCCGACGTGCCCGATGCCGTGCGCGCGCTGACCGGCGGCGGCGTGCATCACGCCTTCGAGGCCATCGGCCTGAAGCAGACCACCGAGCAGGCCTTTGCCATGCTGCACCGCGGCGGCACGGCCACCGTGATCGGCATGATCGCGCCGGGCGTCAAGATCGAACTGAAGGGCAGCGACTTCCTCGCCGAGAAGCGCATCCAGGGCTCGCTGATGGGCTCGAACCGCTTCCCGGTGGACATGCCGCGCATGGTCGATTTCTACATGGCCGGCAGGCTGCACCTGGACGAGCTGATCGCGCAGCGCCTGCCGCTGGAGCGCATCAACGATGCCTTCGACGAACTGCGCCGTGGCGAGCTGGCGCGTTCGGTAATCCTGTTCGAGTAG